The Nocardioides panzhihuensis genome has a segment encoding these proteins:
- a CDS encoding alpha/beta hydrolase: MTETPTDQIFPDTPARPPFDPELVPVLEAARQDVSTFSAENLALIRQLSAEGLPGVEPVDLTVGGAIRVEERQVPGPEGAPDVTVLILSPAVDGPPRPAIYHAHGGGMVIGNRRLGVETFLPYVADGHAVVVSVEYRLAPEHPDPAPVEDCYAGLVWTAKNAADLGVDPERIMIAGTSAGGGLAAGTALLARDRAFPRLSHQILICPMLDDRFETHSSRMLDDEGLWDRNANLFGWTALLGDRRGGPDVSPYAAPARAEDLTGLPRTYLDTGSAETFRDETLTYARRLSEAGVSVDLHMWGGGFHGFDMMAGNAAVSRASLATRDEFFRRALEG; this comes from the coding sequence ATGACCGAGACCCCCACCGACCAGATCTTCCCCGACACCCCCGCCCGACCCCCGTTCGATCCGGAGCTCGTGCCGGTCCTCGAGGCGGCACGGCAGGACGTGTCGACCTTCTCTGCCGAGAACCTCGCGCTGATACGTCAGCTCAGCGCCGAGGGCCTGCCCGGCGTGGAGCCGGTGGACCTGACCGTGGGTGGTGCGATCAGGGTCGAGGAGCGTCAGGTCCCCGGCCCCGAGGGCGCACCCGACGTCACCGTGCTGATCCTGAGCCCAGCCGTCGACGGGCCGCCGCGGCCGGCGATCTACCACGCCCACGGCGGCGGAATGGTGATCGGCAACCGCCGGCTCGGCGTGGAGACCTTCCTCCCGTACGTCGCCGACGGCCACGCCGTCGTCGTGTCGGTGGAGTACCGCCTCGCCCCGGAGCATCCCGACCCCGCACCCGTGGAGGACTGCTACGCCGGCCTGGTCTGGACCGCCAAGAACGCGGCTGATCTCGGCGTCGACCCCGAGCGCATCATGATCGCGGGGACGAGCGCCGGTGGTGGTCTCGCCGCCGGCACGGCGCTGCTCGCCCGTGACCGGGCCTTCCCGAGGCTGAGCCATCAGATCCTCATCTGCCCGATGCTCGACGACCGGTTCGAGACCCACAGCAGCCGGATGCTCGACGACGAGGGTCTCTGGGATCGCAACGCCAACCTCTTCGGCTGGACGGCCCTGCTCGGCGACCGTCGCGGCGGTCCCGACGTCTCCCCGTACGCAGCACCCGCACGCGCTGAGGACCTCACCGGTCTTCCCCGCACCTACCTCGACACCGGCTCCGCGGAGACGTTCCGCGACGAGACACTGACCTACGCCCGGCGGCTCTCGGAGGCCGGCGTGAGCGTCGACCTCCACATGTGGGGTGGCGGCTTCCACGGGTTCGACATGATGGCCGGGAACGCTGCCGTCTCCCGTGCCTCGCTCGCGACCCGTGACGAGTTCTTCCGGCGGGCGCTCGAAGGCTGA
- a CDS encoding type II toxin-antitoxin system PemK/MazF family toxin: MTDTQPSPREGVISYEPEIGDGNADPGEVVWGWVPYEDDETKGKDRPVLVIGQRAGVLLCLMLTSKDHDRDEAQEARHGRHWMDVGTGGWDRQGRPSEVRLDRLIRMDPADVRREGDVLSKAIFDDVIKAAREHLG, translated from the coding sequence GTGACCGACACGCAGCCGTCCCCGCGCGAGGGCGTCATCTCCTACGAACCCGAGATCGGTGACGGCAATGCCGACCCGGGCGAGGTCGTCTGGGGCTGGGTGCCGTACGAGGACGACGAGACCAAAGGCAAGGACCGGCCGGTTCTGGTGATCGGGCAGCGGGCCGGCGTACTTCTCTGCCTGATGCTGACCAGCAAGGACCACGACCGTGACGAGGCGCAGGAGGCGCGGCACGGTCGGCACTGGATGGATGTGGGCACCGGCGGCTGGGACCGCCAGGGCAGGCCCTCCGAGGTCCGCCTGGACCGGCTGATCCGGATGGACCCCGCCGACGTACGCCGTGAAGGCGATGTGCTGTCCAAGGCGATCTTCGACGATGTGATCAAGGCCGCACGCGAGCACCTCGGCTGA
- a CDS encoding citrate synthase: MTESLTVRDNRTGVEYDIPITDGTIRAADLGKIKAADPATDEEGSGLAVYDPGFVNTASCRSSVTFIDGDKGVLEYRGYPIEQLAEKSSFLEVSYLLVHGALPTKEEYDAWVHEITFHTFVHENIKEFMQGFRYDAHPMGMLMASVGAMSTFYPDAANISDPDNRRLQIIRLIAKMPTLGAWAFRHAQGKPYVYPDNDLSYTGNFLSMLFKMSESKYASDDRIEKALDTLFILHADHEQNASANAVRSVGSTQVDPYSSVAAGVGALFGPLHGGANEAVLRMLRRIGKVENIPAFIEGVKAGNERLMGFGHRVYKNYDPRATIIKQQALNVFEVTGTNPLLNIAMELEKIALEDEYFVKRKLYPNVDFYSGLIYEALEFPPEMFTVLFAIGRTPGWLSQWLELVQDKEQKIARPKQIYTGERGLTFVPRDVRWA, encoded by the coding sequence GTGACCGAATCTCTAACAGTGCGTGACAACCGCACCGGGGTGGAGTACGACATCCCGATCACCGACGGCACCATCCGCGCCGCCGACCTGGGGAAGATCAAGGCCGCTGACCCGGCCACCGACGAAGAAGGTTCTGGCCTGGCCGTCTATGACCCCGGCTTCGTCAACACCGCTTCTTGCCGATCTTCCGTCACCTTCATCGACGGTGACAAGGGCGTGCTCGAGTATCGGGGCTATCCCATCGAGCAGCTCGCGGAGAAGTCGAGCTTCCTAGAGGTCTCCTATCTCCTGGTCCACGGCGCGCTGCCGACCAAGGAGGAGTACGACGCGTGGGTGCACGAGATCACCTTCCACACGTTCGTGCACGAGAACATCAAGGAGTTCATGCAGGGCTTCCGCTATGACGCCCACCCGATGGGCATGCTCATGGCGTCGGTCGGTGCGATGTCGACGTTCTACCCGGACGCCGCCAACATCTCCGACCCCGACAACCGTCGCCTGCAGATCATCCGGTTGATCGCCAAGATGCCGACGCTGGGCGCCTGGGCCTTCCGGCACGCCCAGGGCAAGCCGTACGTCTACCCCGACAACGACCTGTCCTACACCGGCAACTTCCTCTCGATGCTCTTCAAGATGAGCGAGAGCAAGTACGCCTCGGACGACCGCATCGAGAAGGCGCTCGACACGCTCTTCATCCTGCACGCCGACCACGAGCAGAACGCCTCCGCCAACGCGGTCCGCAGCGTGGGCTCGACCCAGGTCGACCCCTACTCCTCGGTCGCTGCCGGCGTCGGCGCGCTCTTCGGCCCGCTCCACGGTGGCGCCAACGAGGCCGTGCTCCGGATGCTGCGCCGCATCGGCAAGGTGGAGAACATCCCCGCCTTCATCGAGGGTGTCAAGGCCGGCAACGAGCGGCTGATGGGCTTCGGCCACCGGGTCTACAAGAACTACGACCCGCGCGCGACGATCATCAAGCAGCAGGCGCTCAACGTCTTCGAGGTCACCGGCACCAACCCGCTGCTCAACATCGCGATGGAGCTGGAGAAGATCGCGCTCGAGGACGAGTACTTCGTCAAGCGCAAGCTCTACCCCAACGTCGACTTCTACTCCGGCCTGATCTACGAGGCCCTTGAGTTCCCGCCCGAGATGTTCACCGTGCTGTTCGCCATCGGGCGTACGCCGGGCTGGCTCTCCCAGTGGCTGGAGCTCGTCCAGGACAAGGAGCAGAAGATCGCCCGTCCGAAGCAGATCTACACCGGCGAGCGCGGTCTCACCTTCGTCCCGCGCGATGTTCGTTGGGCGTGA
- the hrpA gene encoding ATP-dependent RNA helicase HrpA produces MSDADQTAAPSVAITYPAELPVTQRREDIAAAIRDHQVVIVAGETGSGKTTQLPKICLELGRGSAGLIGHTQPRRIAARSVAERIASELGTELGDLVGYQVRFMDKSSAASRIKLMTDGILLAELQRDRDLRRYDTIIIDEAHERSLNIDFLLGYLRRLLPRRPDLKLIITSATIDPERFAAHFAEASGEPAPIIEVSGRTYPVEVRYRPLMEFSEEDEEGEVVVRDQTEAIVDAVKELSAEGPGDVLVFLPGEREIRDAADALSDALGLNKGRSGAGLVEIVPLFSRLSAADQHRVFSSHTGRRIVLATNVAETSLTVPGIKYVVDTGVARVSRYSARTKVQRLPIEPISQASANQRSGRTGRVQAGIAIRLYSKEDFEGRPEFTDPEILRTNLASVILQMASLGLGDIARFPFVEAPDRRNITAGVQLLEELGAMHGERLTKLGRRLARLPIDPRLARMVLEGERLGCVRDVIVVASALSLQDPRERPGQDHPKEQAQADQLHARFKDETSDFLTWLNLWRYLKEQQHELSSSAFRRLCKREFLHYVRVREWQDLESQLRQVCREMKIDLGKAPVVERVERVETVEAAESADGERSAAYDADGIHQALLSGLLSHIGALEERDKKAEAARAREKRRPGPREYEGARGAKFAIFPGSALHRKNPQFVMSAELVETSRLWARQNAAIKPEWAEQLGKDLVKRTYSEPHWSQKRASVMAREKVTLYGVPLVADRPVAFGKVDPELSRELFIRHALVYGEWRTNHRFLRDNAKLVEEAEELEHRARRRDIVVDEHTLFDFYDRRLPASIVSGAHFDQWWKQARRETPDLLTFELSMLTNEAAGEVRESDFPAEWALQNPGGGPLTFPLSYHFEPGTADDGLTIDVPVATLNRVGAEDFSWLVPGLREELVTALIRSLPKQLRVSFVPAPDKARAFLKETPPGEEPLLTALERWARSTAGVHIPREAWDWAKVPEHLRPTYRVVGEDGRETAKGKDLDALKAPLEGEFEAAIAEVAASAGHTRTGETTWVFGTIETTVTEKRAGHEVTVFPCLVDEGTTVGLMVAGTAEEAEARHRLGVVRLLLLALPDVGKQVVDSLSTMEKLALAGSPYPSAAELVEDCRAAVVRQIVDARPLPRTPQAYDALLAAAGTRADLAAAARAVLADVMRALEAYRETDKALSGRADMFQLPALTDMKDQLARLVHRGFVAEAGAQQIRRYPTYLKAIVERRRKLDADLRTDRTTHDRIASLQDAYLHQVAALPEGRPPGPRLRQVRWMLEEYRVQLWAQQLGTAEKVSDARIRKLLG; encoded by the coding sequence ATGTCCGATGCCGACCAGACCGCCGCCCCCTCCGTCGCGATCACCTACCCAGCCGAGCTCCCGGTCACCCAGCGCCGCGAGGACATCGCCGCGGCCATCCGTGACCACCAGGTCGTGATCGTCGCCGGCGAGACCGGGTCGGGAAAGACGACGCAGCTGCCCAAGATCTGCCTGGAGCTCGGGCGCGGATCTGCCGGACTGATCGGGCACACCCAGCCGCGCCGGATCGCGGCACGATCGGTGGCGGAGCGGATCGCCTCGGAGCTCGGCACCGAGCTCGGGGATCTCGTGGGCTACCAGGTGCGGTTCATGGACAAGTCGTCGGCGGCCTCTCGGATCAAGCTGATGACCGACGGCATCCTGCTCGCCGAGCTGCAGCGCGACCGCGACCTGCGTCGCTACGACACGATCATCATCGACGAGGCCCACGAGCGATCGCTGAACATCGACTTCCTGCTGGGCTATCTGCGCCGGCTGCTGCCGCGGCGACCCGACCTGAAGCTGATCATCACCTCCGCGACGATCGACCCGGAGCGGTTCGCCGCCCACTTCGCCGAAGCTTCGGGCGAGCCGGCGCCGATCATCGAGGTCTCCGGCCGCACCTACCCTGTCGAGGTCCGCTACCGACCGCTGATGGAGTTCTCCGAGGAAGACGAGGAGGGCGAGGTCGTCGTCCGCGACCAGACCGAGGCGATCGTCGACGCGGTCAAGGAGCTCTCCGCCGAGGGACCCGGCGACGTGCTCGTCTTCCTGCCGGGCGAGCGGGAGATCCGCGATGCCGCCGACGCGCTCTCGGACGCGCTCGGGCTGAACAAGGGGCGCTCCGGCGCGGGGCTGGTCGAGATCGTCCCGCTGTTCTCCCGGCTGTCGGCCGCCGATCAGCACCGCGTCTTCTCGTCCCACACCGGCCGCCGGATCGTGCTGGCGACCAACGTCGCCGAGACCTCGCTGACGGTCCCCGGGATCAAGTACGTCGTCGACACCGGTGTCGCCCGCGTCTCCCGCTACTCCGCACGCACCAAGGTGCAGCGGCTGCCCATCGAGCCGATCTCCCAGGCCTCGGCCAACCAGCGCTCTGGACGTACGGGGCGGGTCCAGGCGGGCATCGCGATCCGGCTCTACTCCAAGGAGGACTTCGAGGGACGGCCGGAGTTCACCGACCCGGAGATCCTGCGTACGAACCTGGCCTCCGTCATCTTGCAGATGGCCTCCCTCGGGCTGGGGGACATCGCCCGGTTCCCCTTCGTGGAGGCGCCGGACCGGCGCAACATCACCGCCGGCGTACAGCTTCTCGAGGAGCTCGGCGCGATGCACGGGGAACGGCTGACGAAGCTGGGCCGGCGGCTGGCCAGGCTGCCGATCGACCCGCGGCTGGCGCGGATGGTGCTCGAGGGCGAGCGGCTCGGCTGCGTACGCGACGTCATCGTGGTCGCGTCCGCCCTCTCGCTCCAGGACCCGCGCGAGCGGCCCGGGCAGGATCACCCCAAGGAGCAGGCCCAGGCCGACCAGCTGCACGCGCGGTTCAAGGACGAGACCTCCGACTTCCTCACCTGGCTCAACCTGTGGCGGTATCTGAAGGAGCAGCAGCACGAGCTCTCCTCGAGCGCGTTCCGGCGGCTGTGCAAGCGGGAGTTCCTGCACTACGTACGCGTCCGGGAGTGGCAGGACCTGGAGTCGCAGCTGCGTCAGGTGTGCCGGGAGATGAAGATCGACCTCGGCAAGGCTCCGGTGGTCGAGCGTGTCGAGCGTGTCGAGACGGTCGAGGCCGCCGAGTCCGCCGACGGGGAGCGCTCCGCTGCGTACGACGCCGACGGGATCCACCAGGCGCTGCTCTCCGGGCTGCTCTCGCACATCGGTGCGCTGGAGGAACGGGACAAGAAGGCCGAGGCCGCGCGAGCACGGGAGAAGCGGCGGCCGGGGCCACGGGAGTACGAGGGCGCCCGCGGGGCGAAGTTCGCGATCTTCCCCGGGTCGGCCCTGCACCGGAAGAACCCCCAGTTCGTGATGTCCGCCGAGCTCGTCGAGACCTCCCGCCTCTGGGCCCGGCAGAACGCCGCGATCAAGCCGGAGTGGGCCGAGCAGCTCGGTAAAGACCTGGTCAAACGCACCTACTCCGAGCCGCACTGGTCCCAGAAGCGCGCCTCGGTGATGGCGCGGGAGAAGGTGACCCTCTACGGCGTGCCGCTGGTCGCCGACCGTCCCGTCGCCTTCGGCAAGGTCGATCCCGAGCTGAGCCGGGAGCTGTTCATCAGGCATGCCCTGGTCTACGGGGAGTGGCGTACGAATCACCGCTTCCTCCGTGACAACGCGAAGCTCGTCGAGGAGGCCGAGGAGCTCGAGCACCGTGCCCGGCGCCGCGACATCGTGGTCGACGAGCACACGCTCTTCGACTTCTACGACCGCCGGCTTCCGGCCTCCATCGTCTCGGGGGCGCACTTCGACCAGTGGTGGAAGCAGGCGCGGCGGGAGACGCCGGACCTGCTCACCTTCGAGCTGTCGATGCTCACCAACGAGGCTGCCGGGGAGGTGCGCGAGAGCGACTTCCCGGCCGAGTGGGCTCTGCAGAACCCGGGAGGTGGCCCGCTCACGTTCCCGCTGAGCTACCACTTCGAGCCGGGCACGGCCGACGACGGGCTGACCATCGACGTACCCGTCGCCACGCTCAACCGCGTCGGCGCCGAGGACTTCTCCTGGCTGGTGCCCGGGTTGCGCGAGGAGCTGGTGACCGCACTGATCCGGTCGCTCCCCAAGCAGCTCCGGGTCAGCTTCGTGCCTGCCCCGGACAAGGCGCGTGCCTTCCTGAAGGAGACCCCACCGGGGGAGGAGCCGCTGCTGACCGCGCTGGAGCGCTGGGCGCGCTCGACCGCGGGCGTGCACATCCCCCGAGAGGCCTGGGACTGGGCCAAGGTGCCCGAGCACCTGCGCCCGACCTACCGGGTCGTCGGCGAGGACGGTCGCGAGACGGCCAAGGGCAAGGACCTCGACGCGCTCAAGGCCCCGCTCGAGGGCGAGTTCGAGGCCGCGATCGCCGAGGTCGCCGCATCGGCCGGTCACACCCGCACCGGCGAGACGACGTGGGTCTTCGGGACGATCGAGACCACGGTCACCGAGAAGCGTGCCGGCCACGAGGTCACCGTCTTCCCGTGCCTGGTCGACGAGGGCACGACGGTCGGCCTCATGGTCGCCGGGACGGCGGAGGAGGCCGAGGCGCGCCATCGCCTGGGGGTCGTACGCCTGCTTCTGCTCGCCCTCCCAGATGTCGGCAAGCAGGTCGTCGACAGCCTCTCGACCATGGAGAAGCTCGCGCTGGCAGGCTCTCCCTACCCGAGCGCCGCCGAGCTCGTCGAGGACTGTCGGGCTGCCGTCGTCCGCCAGATCGTCGATGCCCGTCCGCTGCCCCGGACCCCGCAGGCGTACGACGCGCTGCTGGCCGCCGCTGGGACGCGGGCCGACCTGGCCGCGGCCGCCCGCGCGGTCCTCGCCGACGTGATGCGGGCGCTCGAGGCGTATCGCGAGACCGACAAGGCGCTCTCCGGACGGGCCGACATGTTCCAGCTCCCCGCCCTGACCGACATGAAGGACCAGCTTGCCCGCCTGGTGCACCGCGGCTTCGTCGCGGAGGCGGGTGCGCAGCAGATCAGGCGGTATCCGACCTATCTGAAGGCCATCGTCGAGCGCCGCCGCAAGCTCGATGCCGACCTCCGCACCGACCGCACGACCCACGACCGGATCGCCTCCCTCCAGGACGCCTATCTGCACCAGGTCGCGGCTCTGCCCGAGGGCCGGCCGCCGGGACCGAGGCTGCGGCAGGTGCGGTGGATGCTCGAGGAGTACCGCGTCCAGCTCTGGGCCCAGCAGCTCGGCACCGCGGAGAAGGTCTCTGACGCGCGGATCCGCAAGCTGCTGGGGTAG
- a CDS encoding MFS transporter, with protein sequence MTATTEPATKRRSPLRHRNFRRLVTGTASSSLGNAVTPIALAFAVLDLGGTVTQLGIVEAIFATCQVVTTLVGGVLGDRVSRKVMMEGTAAISAVVIGSLAATVILGVATIPSIAVMGGLAGVVAALNQPSAMAMTKVVVPADELGAAVSLRSLLQTTAATVGYALGGVLVAVVGSGWAIAVDALTFVVAAVAYGGMRVPHERPAHKASMLSDLAEGFREVMRHSWLWFLILQALLYHLFWSGAHSVLGPIVVGEGIGRASWGFALAALMAGFIVGGLFCLRFRPRRLLSVGVIFLAMTGLFPVAMAVSDTLWPILLGAFLHGFGLQVFDIFWQIAIQQEIPEEKLSRVYSFDIVGSFVARPLGLALVGPVAVVVGFDTWLLVVAAVISGSALLSMSFAGVRRLERAPEQTV encoded by the coding sequence ATGACCGCCACGACCGAACCAGCGACCAAGCGTCGCTCGCCGCTGAGGCATCGCAACTTCCGCCGGCTCGTGACCGGCACGGCGTCCTCGTCGCTGGGCAACGCGGTAACCCCGATCGCGCTCGCGTTCGCGGTGCTCGACCTCGGCGGGACCGTCACCCAGCTGGGCATCGTGGAGGCCATCTTCGCGACCTGCCAGGTGGTGACCACGCTGGTCGGTGGTGTGCTCGGTGACCGGGTCTCGCGCAAGGTGATGATGGAGGGCACCGCGGCGATCAGCGCCGTCGTGATCGGATCGCTGGCGGCGACGGTGATCCTCGGCGTCGCCACGATCCCCTCGATCGCGGTGATGGGAGGCCTCGCCGGTGTCGTCGCCGCGCTCAACCAGCCCTCGGCGATGGCGATGACCAAGGTCGTCGTACCGGCCGACGAGCTCGGTGCTGCCGTCTCGCTCCGGTCGCTGCTCCAGACCACCGCCGCGACTGTCGGCTACGCCCTTGGTGGTGTGCTCGTCGCGGTGGTCGGTTCCGGCTGGGCGATCGCGGTCGACGCGCTGACCTTCGTCGTCGCGGCCGTCGCCTACGGCGGTATGCGCGTGCCCCATGAACGCCCGGCCCACAAGGCGTCGATGCTCAGCGACCTCGCCGAGGGCTTCCGCGAGGTGATGCGGCACTCGTGGCTGTGGTTCCTGATCCTGCAGGCCCTGCTCTACCACCTGTTCTGGTCGGGTGCGCACAGCGTGCTCGGTCCGATCGTCGTGGGGGAGGGGATCGGCCGGGCGTCGTGGGGCTTCGCGCTGGCCGCGCTGATGGCCGGCTTCATCGTCGGCGGTCTGTTCTGCCTGAGGTTCCGGCCGCGCCGGCTGCTCTCCGTGGGAGTGATCTTCCTTGCGATGACCGGCCTCTTTCCGGTCGCGATGGCCGTCTCGGACACGCTCTGGCCGATCCTTCTCGGGGCGTTCCTGCACGGGTTCGGCCTGCAGGTCTTCGACATCTTCTGGCAGATCGCGATCCAGCAGGAGATCCCCGAGGAGAAGCTCTCCCGGGTCTACTCGTTCGACATCGTGGGCTCGTTCGTCGCCCGTCCACTCGGTCTGGCGCTCGTCGGACCGGTCGCCGTAGTGGTGGGCTTCGACACCTGGCTCCTCGTGGTCGCCGCGGTGATCTCCGGGAGCGCCCTGCTGTCGATGTCATTCGCAGGCGTACGCCGCCTCGAGCGCGCGCCCGAGCAGACCGTCTAG
- a CDS encoding HAD-IA family hydrolase: MQVDAVVWDFGNVLIRWDPLPAIAAGVGDADARAFLGSYDFGSWNYAQDAGRTWAQALTVLETEAPEWLAAGAAYVDNFPLALLGPVPGTHELVRELAAAGVPQVGLTNWSAELYPHAPATYDVIELFRDVVVSGQERLAKPDPAIYRLVAERAGIPLERLAFIDDSVANVAAAAAAGMQAFQFTGAEQLRRDLVSLGLPL, encoded by the coding sequence ATGCAGGTAGATGCAGTCGTCTGGGACTTCGGCAACGTCCTCATCCGCTGGGACCCGCTTCCAGCGATCGCGGCCGGGGTCGGTGACGCCGACGCCCGCGCATTCCTCGGGTCCTACGACTTCGGGTCGTGGAACTACGCCCAGGACGCCGGCCGCACCTGGGCCCAGGCGCTCACCGTGCTCGAGACGGAGGCGCCCGAGTGGCTCGCGGCCGGGGCGGCGTACGTCGACAACTTCCCGCTCGCGCTCCTCGGCCCGGTCCCCGGGACCCATGAGCTGGTCCGCGAGCTCGCCGCCGCCGGCGTCCCACAGGTCGGCCTGACCAACTGGTCGGCCGAGCTCTATCCGCATGCTCCCGCGACGTACGACGTGATCGAGCTGTTCCGCGACGTCGTCGTCTCCGGGCAGGAGAGGCTGGCCAAGCCCGACCCGGCGATCTACCGGCTCGTCGCCGAGCGCGCCGGGATCCCGCTGGAGCGGCTGGCCTTCATCGACGACAGTGTCGCCAACGTGGCCGCCGCCGCGGCGGCGGGCATGCAGGCGTTCCAGTTCACCGGGGCCGAGCAGCTCCGCCGGGACCTGGTCTCGCTCGGCCTCCCGCTCTAG